Proteins from a single region of Mucilaginibacter daejeonensis:
- a CDS encoding UDP-N-acetylmuramoyl-L-alanyl-D-glutamate--2,6-diaminopimelate ligase, whose product MKYLSDILEGLAFTELQGSADVEITGIVFDSRKVVPGCLFVAVRGTQVDGHDYMEQAVKDGAVVVVCEDLPGHTAGEADFLMVQNSAAALGILASNYYDNPSAQLKLVGVTGTNGKTTTATLLYQLFRDLGYKCGLLSTVENQINGKVIPSTHTTPDPVALNALLADMVAQGCDYCFMEVSSHAVAQHRVDGLTFAGGIFTNITHDHLDYHKTFDAYIKAKKGFFDALPKGAFALTNADDRNGNVMLQNTKATKKTYGLKNMADFKVKILENQFGGLLLNVDGDEVWFKMVGSFNAYNLGGVYAAAILLGQDKAKVLTSLSKLSGAEGRFDYTIAPNKVIGIVDYAHTPDAVQNVLSTVHDIRKGNEQVITVIGCGGDRDKTKRPVMAKTSCDWSDKVILTSDNPRTEDPAQIIRDMEAGVDPSNQRKTISIADRREAIKTAVHLAQPGDIIVLAGKGHEKYQEINGVKNHFDDKEELLKAFENLKA is encoded by the coding sequence ATGAAGTATTTAAGCGACATACTGGAAGGCCTGGCCTTTACCGAACTACAGGGCAGTGCCGATGTGGAGATCACGGGTATCGTGTTCGATTCGCGCAAGGTGGTGCCAGGCTGCTTGTTCGTGGCGGTACGCGGTACCCAGGTAGATGGGCACGACTATATGGAGCAAGCCGTAAAGGATGGCGCCGTAGTAGTAGTGTGCGAGGACCTGCCCGGCCATACAGCCGGTGAAGCCGACTTCCTGATGGTGCAAAATTCGGCCGCCGCTTTAGGCATATTGGCCTCTAATTATTACGATAACCCATCAGCCCAACTAAAGCTGGTAGGCGTTACCGGCACCAATGGTAAGACCACTACGGCCACGCTTTTATATCAATTGTTCCGTGATCTGGGTTACAAATGCGGATTGCTGTCAACTGTAGAGAATCAGATCAATGGCAAAGTGATCCCATCTACCCATACCACCCCTGATCCGGTAGCGCTTAACGCATTGCTGGCCGATATGGTGGCCCAGGGCTGCGATTATTGCTTTATGGAAGTAAGCTCGCACGCCGTGGCACAACATCGTGTTGACGGATTGACCTTTGCGGGTGGCATCTTCACCAACATTACCCACGATCACCTCGACTATCATAAGACCTTTGATGCTTACATCAAGGCCAAAAAAGGATTTTTTGATGCGTTGCCCAAAGGTGCCTTTGCTTTGACCAACGCCGACGACCGCAATGGTAATGTGATGTTGCAGAACACCAAGGCAACCAAAAAGACCTACGGCCTCAAGAACATGGCCGACTTTAAGGTAAAGATACTGGAGAACCAATTTGGCGGCCTGCTACTCAATGTGGATGGCGACGAGGTTTGGTTTAAAATGGTGGGCAGCTTTAATGCCTACAACCTGGGTGGTGTTTACGCGGCAGCGATATTGTTAGGACAGGATAAAGCCAAGGTGCTGACCAGCCTGAGCAAGCTGAGCGGTGCCGAAGGCCGTTTCGATTACACCATTGCCCCTAACAAGGTGATCGGTATAGTTGATTATGCCCACACGCCGGATGCCGTGCAAAATGTATTGAGCACCGTGCATGATATACGTAAAGGTAATGAGCAGGTGATTACCGTGATCGGTTGCGGCGGCGACCGCGACAAGACCAAACGCCCCGTAATGGCTAAAACATCCTGCGACTGGAGCGACAAGGTGATCCTGACGTCAGACAATCCGCGTACTGAGGATCCGGCACAGATCATCCGTGATATGGAAGCAGGGGTAGACCCAAGTAACCAGCGCAAAACGATCAGCATAGCCGATCGCCGCGAGGCCATCAAAACAGCGGTACACCTTGCCCAACCCGGCGACATCATCGTATTGGCTGGCAAAGGCCATGAGAAGTACCAGGAGATCAATGGTGTAAAGAACCATTTTGATGATAAAGAAGAGCTTTTAAAAGCATTTGAGAATTTGAAAGCATAA
- a CDS encoding YceH family protein has translation MDQLPPLPKLTAEEIRVLGSLMEKSRTTPDYYPMTINGLTAACNQRSSRKPVVNYDEETVTRTLDTLKRKGLISTATGGSSRATKYKHNFAIVFPVVPAEVAVICLLLLRGPQTPGEINNNSGRLYEFDSLDEVNEVLEKLSSGEQPYLTLLPRRSGQKEARYMHLLGETLEIPEDDEETSSPAGNASSNAALEERVTKLEEEVATLREELDKLLKELLG, from the coding sequence ATGGACCAATTACCTCCCCTGCCCAAACTTACTGCCGAAGAGATACGCGTATTAGGCTCGCTCATGGAAAAAAGCCGCACCACGCCGGACTACTACCCCATGACCATCAACGGTTTAACGGCCGCTTGCAACCAGCGGTCGTCGCGCAAGCCGGTGGTCAACTATGATGAGGAAACGGTGACCCGCACCCTGGACACCCTGAAACGTAAGGGTCTGATATCGACCGCTACCGGTGGTTCGAGCCGGGCCACCAAGTACAAGCACAACTTTGCGATCGTGTTCCCCGTGGTGCCGGCCGAGGTAGCGGTGATCTGCTTGTTGTTGTTGCGTGGCCCACAAACCCCGGGCGAGATCAACAACAATTCGGGCAGGTTGTATGAGTTCGACAGCCTTGACGAGGTTAACGAGGTACTGGAGAAGTTGAGCAGCGGCGAACAGCCTTACCTTACTTTATTGCCACGCCGCAGTGGACAAAAAGAGGCGCGTTATATGCACCTATTGGGCGAGACCCTCGAGATACCGGAAGATGACGAAGAGACCTCGTCTCCCGCGGGCAACGCTTCCAGCAATGCAGCCTTGGAAGAACGGGTTACCAAGCTGGAAGAAGAAGTGGCCACCTTACGCGAAGAGCTCGATAAATTATTGAAGGAGCTGTTGGGCTAA
- the purU gene encoding formyltetrahydrofolate deformylase, translating to MRIDRASDTYDTQPELKNYENGDHAACVGNGQNIYLSGLMIVIIQCRDQVGLVSAISGVLSRAGLNIITMDEYVDTAQNRFFARVEVTQPNDAQLDQQDLEQVLPPDAVVSINPSPEKRIVILVTKEYHCLADILVRNYFKTLGATVSAVIGNHTVLEDICVRFGIPFHHISHEGNSKEGFETELAAQIAHYEPDHVVLAKFMRILSPTFVARFERKLINIHHSFLPAFIGANPYRQAYERGVKLIGATAHFVTNDLDEGPIIAQQTIHVNHSFTAQDMVKAGREIETAVLAKALQLVLNDRVFVYNNKTVVFE from the coding sequence TTGCGTATCGACAGAGCTTCCGACACCTATGATACACAACCAGAACTCAAAAATTATGAAAATGGTGATCATGCCGCATGCGTTGGCAACGGTCAAAATATCTATCTTTCGGGTCTTATGATCGTGATCATTCAATGCCGCGACCAGGTGGGACTGGTATCGGCCATATCTGGCGTGCTAAGCCGCGCTGGCCTCAACATCATCACCATGGACGAGTATGTAGATACCGCCCAGAACCGCTTTTTTGCCCGTGTAGAGGTTACCCAGCCCAACGATGCACAGCTTGATCAGCAGGACCTTGAGCAGGTATTACCGCCAGATGCGGTGGTGAGCATTAACCCCTCACCCGAAAAACGGATCGTGATACTGGTGACCAAAGAGTACCATTGCCTGGCTGATATTTTGGTGCGCAACTATTTTAAAACGTTGGGGGCTACCGTATCGGCCGTGATCGGCAACCATACCGTGCTGGAGGATATTTGCGTGCGCTTTGGTATCCCGTTCCACCACATCTCGCACGAGGGCAATTCTAAAGAGGGATTTGAGACCGAACTGGCCGCGCAGATCGCTCATTATGAGCCAGATCATGTGGTACTGGCTAAATTTATGCGCATCTTATCGCCCACCTTTGTGGCCCGGTTCGAGCGGAAGCTGATCAATATCCACCACTCCTTTTTACCGGCGTTCATTGGGGCAAACCCCTACCGCCAGGCCTACGAGCGTGGTGTGAAGCTGATCGGTGCCACCGCCCACTTCGTGACCAACGACCTCGACGAAGGACCCATTATTGCCCAGCAGACCATCCATGTGAACCACTCATTTACGGCGCAGGATATGGTCAAGGCGGGTCGCGAGATCGAGACCGCCGTACTGGCCAAAGCCCTGCAACTGGTACTGAACGACCGGGTGTTCGTATATAATAATAAGACGGTGGTGTTCGAATAA
- a CDS encoding penicillin-binding protein, with amino-acid sequence MNIRTNILLRVYLAFGLIVVLAGAVFFKLCHLQFVQGDKWRKKADSLSVQYVNTDAARGNIFSNDGSLLATSVPEYELHMDMLAAGIEDDKVFYDKVDSLALKMSEFFGDRSRREYSMMLRDARREKKRYQLVRRKVSYQELKRIRKFPIFNMGRYKGGLIVVQQNKRILPFRSLAARTIGYSNENVKNPVGLEGAYAGYIKGESGKRLMQRIAGNVWMPVNQEEEIAAKDGADIISTIDVNFQDVAQSALLKQLIKSDADHGAVILMEVQTGEVRAVANYSKVAPGEYKEKFNYAIAGNQDPGSTFKIASYMALLEDKMVDTNTLVGTGNYKIPGHMIKDSHGSIGVVTVKKAFEESSNAAVAYLVNKSYKDNQSRFTDHLYDWHLHEKLGLQIPGEAQPVVKSPKNRSWNKNMSLPQMAYGYEMQLTPLKMLSFYNAVANNGKYVAPIFVKEIRRLGNPVEQFSARVVSNKICSDVTLKKMQEMMEGVITEGTGKNIIYNPLYRIAGKSGTAQVADANKGYRAKRQYQASFAGYFPADKPKYSLIVVINDPKNGYYGALVAGPVFREVADKVYAADLDLQQNPATRLVGNTQMPQIKNGNMRAVQQVYGKLGIKPLYASNAARTVDTSNGVAPQEIRYKRGTVPSVTGMGLTDALYVLGNAGYRTTVRGSGIVARQSVTGGSIIPKGSRITIELE; translated from the coding sequence ATGAACATCAGGACCAACATATTACTGCGAGTGTATCTGGCCTTTGGCCTGATCGTGGTATTGGCGGGCGCGGTTTTCTTTAAGCTTTGCCACCTTCAATTCGTTCAGGGTGATAAATGGCGTAAAAAGGCCGATAGTTTGTCGGTACAATACGTGAACACTGATGCTGCACGCGGTAATATCTTCTCTAATGATGGAAGCCTGCTGGCCACATCGGTGCCGGAATATGAGCTGCATATGGATATGCTGGCCGCCGGCATTGAGGATGATAAGGTGTTCTATGATAAGGTAGACTCCCTGGCGCTCAAAATGTCTGAGTTCTTTGGTGATCGTTCGCGTCGCGAATACTCGATGATGTTGCGCGACGCCCGCCGTGAAAAGAAACGCTACCAATTGGTACGCCGTAAGGTTAGCTACCAGGAACTGAAAAGGATACGCAAGTTCCCGATCTTTAATATGGGCCGCTACAAAGGCGGACTGATCGTGGTGCAGCAAAACAAACGCATACTGCCGTTCCGCTCGCTGGCTGCCCGTACCATCGGTTACAGCAACGAGAACGTAAAGAACCCTGTAGGTTTAGAGGGTGCTTACGCAGGTTACATTAAAGGCGAGAGCGGTAAACGCCTGATGCAACGCATTGCCGGTAACGTATGGATGCCGGTGAACCAGGAAGAAGAGATCGCTGCCAAGGATGGTGCCGATATCATCTCCACCATCGATGTGAATTTTCAGGATGTGGCTCAAAGCGCACTGCTTAAACAACTGATCAAAAGCGATGCTGATCATGGTGCCGTGATCCTGATGGAAGTGCAAACGGGAGAGGTACGCGCAGTGGCTAACTACTCTAAAGTGGCGCCAGGCGAGTATAAAGAGAAATTTAACTATGCCATAGCCGGTAACCAGGACCCGGGTTCTACCTTCAAGATCGCCTCATATATGGCGCTGTTGGAAGATAAGATGGTAGATACCAATACGCTGGTAGGTACAGGCAATTACAAGATACCCGGCCATATGATCAAAGATTCGCACGGGAGCATTGGAGTGGTAACCGTTAAAAAGGCGTTCGAAGAGTCATCGAACGCCGCGGTTGCCTATTTGGTAAACAAGTCATACAAAGACAACCAGTCGCGCTTTACCGATCACCTGTATGATTGGCATTTGCATGAGAAGCTGGGCCTGCAGATACCTGGCGAAGCACAGCCGGTGGTGAAAAGCCCTAAGAACAGGAGCTGGAATAAGAATATGTCGTTACCGCAAATGGCCTATGGCTATGAGATGCAGTTAACGCCGCTTAAAATGTTATCGTTCTACAACGCGGTGGCCAACAATGGTAAATACGTGGCTCCGATCTTTGTAAAAGAGATACGTCGCCTGGGTAACCCGGTGGAGCAATTTAGTGCAAGGGTAGTGAGTAACAAGATCTGCTCTGATGTTACCCTGAAAAAGATGCAGGAGATGATGGAAGGCGTGATCACCGAGGGTACCGGTAAGAACATCATTTACAACCCGCTGTACCGCATTGCCGGTAAATCGGGCACGGCGCAGGTGGCCGATGCTAATAAAGGTTACCGTGCTAAACGCCAGTACCAGGCCTCATTTGCGGGTTACTTCCCGGCCGATAAGCCTAAGTACTCGCTAATTGTGGTGATCAACGATCCTAAGAACGGTTACTACGGCGCCTTGGTGGCCGGTCCGGTATTCAGGGAAGTGGCCGATAAGGTATATGCTGCCGATCTTGACCTGCAGCAAAACCCTGCAACCCGTTTGGTAGGCAACACGCAAATGCCGCAGATCAAAAATGGTAATATGCGTGCCGTTCAGCAGGTATATGGCAAACTGGGCATCAAACCCTTGTATGCTTCTAATGCCGCACGCACGGTGGATACCAGCAACGGCGTAGCCCCGCAGGAAATAAGATACAAACGCGGTACAGTACCATCCGTTACCGGCATGGGACTCACCGATGCATTATATGTGCTGGGTAACGCCGGCTACCGAACAACAGTAAGAGGCAGCGGTATCGTTGCGCGCCAATCGGTAACGGGAGGCAGCATCATACCTAAAGGATCACGCATAACCATCGAACTCGAATGA
- a CDS encoding FtsL-like putative cell division protein translates to MTNRLRAEIQEEEEAEKELVVKEMPVKEAPENFVTNLLNKGVVSTEAVTRALPFVFFVVFLAMVYIANRQLAEDNVRDIDKLSKEVKELSWDYKSTKAEMAFKSTLTEVAKRADTLGITEPVEPPQKLNDEEVRP, encoded by the coding sequence ATGACGAACCGTTTACGCGCAGAGATTCAGGAGGAAGAAGAAGCCGAGAAGGAATTGGTAGTTAAAGAAATGCCGGTGAAAGAAGCGCCGGAGAACTTTGTGACCAACCTGCTCAATAAAGGTGTTGTCTCTACCGAGGCAGTTACCCGCGCTTTGCCTTTTGTTTTTTTCGTCGTGTTCCTGGCCATGGTTTACATCGCTAACCGCCAGCTGGCTGAGGACAACGTTCGGGATATAGACAAACTGAGTAAAGAGGTAAAGGAACTGAGCTGGGATTATAAAAGCACTAAGGCCGAAATGGCTTTCAAAAGCACGCTGACCGAAGTGGCCAAGCGTGCCGATACGTTAGGGATAACCGAGCCGGTGGAGCCACCGCAAAAGCTCAATGATGAGGAGGTAAGGCCATGA
- the mraZ gene encoding division/cell wall cluster transcriptional repressor MraZ has product MSHFLGEFDCKLDAKGRMMIPAGLKKQLPEAEREGLVINRGFEKHLVVYTRKEWDKIVDDLSRLNQYEKKTREFIRYFTRGATELSLDSSGRVLLPKNLLEYAGITTEVVLSCQFNKIEVWDQGAYDQQMDSAPEDFANLAEEVMGGIGRRGDE; this is encoded by the coding sequence ATGTCCCACTTTTTAGGAGAATTTGATTGTAAACTGGATGCCAAGGGGAGGATGATGATCCCCGCGGGCCTCAAGAAGCAGCTTCCCGAAGCTGAGCGTGAGGGTCTTGTGATCAATCGTGGCTTCGAAAAACACTTGGTGGTTTACACCCGCAAGGAGTGGGATAAGATCGTGGATGACTTAAGCAGGCTCAACCAATACGAGAAAAAAACGCGCGAATTCATTCGTTACTTCACCCGCGGCGCCACTGAATTGTCGTTGGACAGTTCTGGCAGGGTGTTGTTGCCAAAAAATCTGTTGGAGTACGCGGGTATCACCACCGAGGTGGTGCTGTCGTGCCAGTTCAACAAGATCGAGGTTTGGGATCAGGGTGCTTACGATCAGCAAATGGATAGTGCTCCTGAAGATTTTGCCAACCTGGCCGAAGAGGTGATGGGTGGCATAGGAAGGAGGGGCGATGAGTGA
- a CDS encoding DMT family transporter, whose amino-acid sequence MNKNILPGLLFAILWATGAIAAKFGIRSADGLMLVGIRFICTGLLFAPYFLFHRKYRFLPKTQEWKPILIYGFLNSTATLGSFFAAQKYASAGISTLFTAVAPLLIALFSSLFLNRKLTRFEVVGMLIAFSGLILASATALPNATIKPMGIVLLVIYIVAYALSSIYFSQLDIPLSPMVFNIWQVFAGGVMVLPFCWLFGTYHVYRLDTNFFACLIWLILVLSFVANLLWQYLVKRDTVSAAAWLYLVPVFGYTMGYLMLGEKITIYAVIGSAMVITGLVISKRKARVVA is encoded by the coding sequence GTGAATAAGAATATACTACCTGGTTTATTGTTCGCTATCCTGTGGGCTACCGGTGCCATTGCGGCTAAATTCGGCATCCGGTCGGCCGATGGTCTGATGCTGGTGGGCATTCGTTTTATCTGTACCGGTCTGCTGTTCGCACCTTACTTTCTATTTCATCGTAAGTATCGCTTTTTGCCAAAGACACAGGAGTGGAAACCGATATTGATATACGGTTTCCTGAACTCCACGGCTACGCTCGGGTCCTTTTTTGCCGCTCAAAAGTATGCGTCAGCAGGTATCAGTACCTTATTCACTGCGGTGGCGCCGTTGCTCATCGCCCTATTCTCGTCCTTGTTCTTGAACCGAAAGCTTACCCGGTTTGAAGTGGTGGGGATGCTGATCGCTTTTAGCGGTTTGATACTGGCATCGGCCACTGCACTACCCAATGCCACCATCAAGCCGATGGGCATCGTTCTATTAGTGATCTACATCGTTGCCTATGCGTTGAGCAGTATTTACTTTTCGCAGCTTGATATCCCGTTATCGCCAATGGTATTCAATATTTGGCAGGTATTTGCGGGCGGGGTCATGGTATTGCCCTTTTGCTGGCTGTTCGGTACTTATCATGTTTATCGGTTAGATACTAACTTTTTTGCCTGCCTGATCTGGCTGATCCTGGTATTGTCGTTCGTGGCTAATTTGCTTTGGCAATATTTGGTGAAGCGCGATACCGTATCGGCAGCGGCCTGGTTATACCTGGTCCCGGTGTTCGGGTATACGATGGGTTATTTGATGTTGGGTGAAAAGATCACCATATATGCAGTGATCGGCTCGGCCATGGTGATCACTGGCTTGGTCATCTCTAAACGCAAGGCACGGGTGGTCGCCTGA
- the rsmH gene encoding 16S rRNA (cytosine(1402)-N(4))-methyltransferase RsmH, giving the protein MSEYHNPVMLQECIDALNIQADGTYVDVTFGGGGHSREILKHLGKNGRLLAFDQDADAVNNKIDDGRFELVEQNFRYLKNFCRLHGAIPVDGILADLGVSSHQFDEADRGFSIRFDADLDMRMNQRSELTAKQVVNTYAEADLHRIFGMYGEIQNARNLARTIATARLNGPIDTIADLKNVIAGLIPRGKENKYLAQVFQALRIEVNQELEALKELLVQAAEVLGVGGRLVVMSYHSLEDRLVKNFIAKGKFSGEVEKDLYGNDQKPLEAVSRGAITATDEEIKENNRARSAKLRIAVKK; this is encoded by the coding sequence ATGAGTGAGTATCATAACCCGGTGATGTTGCAAGAGTGCATCGATGCCTTGAACATCCAGGCTGATGGAACTTATGTAGACGTGACCTTTGGCGGTGGTGGCCACTCGCGCGAGATACTGAAGCATTTGGGAAAGAACGGCCGCTTGCTGGCCTTTGACCAGGATGCTGATGCGGTGAACAATAAGATAGACGACGGCCGCTTCGAGTTGGTGGAGCAGAACTTCAGATACCTGAAGAATTTTTGCCGTCTGCATGGCGCCATCCCGGTAGATGGTATACTGGCCGATCTGGGGGTGTCATCACATCAGTTCGATGAGGCTGATCGTGGTTTTTCGATCCGCTTTGATGCTGATCTGGATATGCGCATGAACCAGCGTTCGGAGCTAACGGCAAAACAAGTGGTGAACACATATGCCGAGGCTGATCTGCATCGCATTTTTGGCATGTATGGCGAGATCCAAAATGCCCGCAACCTGGCCCGCACTATCGCTACGGCCCGGTTGAACGGACCGATCGATACCATTGCCGACCTGAAGAATGTGATCGCCGGGTTGATCCCGCGCGGTAAAGAAAATAAATACCTGGCGCAGGTATTCCAGGCGCTTCGCATCGAGGTGAACCAGGAACTGGAAGCTTTAAAAGAGCTTTTGGTACAGGCCGCTGAGGTGTTAGGTGTTGGCGGTCGTTTGGTGGTCATGTCATACCACTCGCTAGAAGACAGGCTGGTGAAGAACTTTATCGCCAAAGGAAAATTTAGCGGCGAGGTAGAGAAGGACCTTTATGGTAACGATCAAAAACCGCTGGAAGCCGTTAGTCGTGGTGCCATCACCGCTACTGATGAAGAAATAAAAGAGAATAACCGTGCACGTAGTGCCAAATTAAGGATAGCTGTAAAGAAATGA
- the mraY gene encoding phospho-N-acetylmuramoyl-pentapeptide-transferase, translating to MLYYLFTYLDRNYDIPGAGVFQYLTFRMAMAVIVSLLVTTVWGRRLIDYLRYKQVGETVRNLGLEGQMQKAGTPTMGGIIILLGILVPTLLFAKLDNIYVILMIVTTVWLGAIGFLDDYIKVFKKNKEGLAGKFKITGQVSLAIIIGWTMYFHTEIKMRHEVKLPVKYDAPVSYHLKNGTPVYTQDVKSTKTTMPFYKNNEFDYGKVLKIFGHGYERYTLVVFMFFVIMIITFISNGANITDGIDGLATGTSAISGITLAVLAYVSGNVVIADYLNIMYLPNSGELVIFAGAFVGACVGFLWYNSFPAQVFMGDTGSLAIGGIIAVFAILIRKELMLPLLCGVFVVENLSVIIQVGWFKFTKKRFGEGRRVFLMAPLHHHYQKKGFHEAKIVTRFWIICIMLAIITVITLKLR from the coding sequence ATGCTCTATTACCTGTTCACATACCTGGATCGTAACTATGATATCCCTGGCGCGGGGGTATTTCAGTATCTGACGTTCCGCATGGCTATGGCGGTTATCGTGTCGTTATTGGTCACCACCGTTTGGGGGCGCAGGCTGATCGATTACCTACGCTACAAGCAAGTAGGCGAGACCGTGCGTAACCTCGGTTTAGAAGGCCAGATGCAAAAGGCCGGTACCCCTACCATGGGTGGTATCATCATTTTGCTTGGTATACTGGTGCCAACGTTGCTGTTCGCTAAGCTGGATAACATATATGTGATCCTAATGATAGTGACCACCGTATGGCTGGGTGCGATCGGCTTTTTGGACGATTACATCAAGGTGTTCAAAAAGAACAAAGAGGGCTTGGCAGGTAAGTTCAAGATCACTGGTCAGGTGAGCTTGGCGATCATTATCGGGTGGACCATGTACTTCCATACCGAGATCAAGATGCGTCATGAGGTGAAATTGCCTGTGAAGTACGACGCCCCGGTAAGCTACCACCTGAAAAATGGGACCCCGGTGTACACACAGGATGTGAAATCGACCAAGACCACCATGCCGTTCTACAAGAACAACGAGTTCGACTACGGTAAGGTGCTTAAGATATTCGGCCACGGTTATGAGCGCTATACGCTGGTGGTGTTCATGTTCTTTGTGATCATGATCATCACGTTCATCTCTAACGGTGCCAACATTACCGACGGTATCGATGGATTGGCCACCGGTACATCGGCCATCAGCGGTATCACGCTGGCGGTGCTGGCCTACGTGTCAGGTAACGTGGTGATAGCCGACTACCTGAACATCATGTACCTGCCCAACTCGGGCGAGCTGGTGATCTTTGCCGGTGCCTTTGTGGGTGCGTGCGTAGGCTTCCTGTGGTACAACTCGTTCCCGGCGCAGGTATTTATGGGCGATACGGGCAGCCTGGCCATTGGTGGTATCATAGCCGTGTTCGCGATCCTGATCCGTAAGGAACTCATGCTGCCATTGCTGTGCGGCGTGTTCGTGGTCGAGAACTTGTCGGTGATCATCCAGGTGGGTTGGTTCAAGTTCACCAAGAAACGATTTGGCGAAGGCCGGAGGGTATTCCTGATGGCGCCGCTGCATCACCATTATCAAAAGAAAGGCTTTCACGAGGCCAAGATCGTGACCCGGTTCTGGATCATCTGTATCATGCTGGCCATTATCACGGTGATCACTTTAAAATTGAGATAA
- the murD gene encoding UDP-N-acetylmuramoyl-L-alanine--D-glutamate ligase: MSNEQANNPIQKLPLQGAGGLLVVLGAGESGVGAAYLAQHQGYDVFVSDMGGIADKYKEQLQGWNIRFEEKQHTEAEIMNAVEVVKSPGIPEKAPLIKALRAKGIPVISEIEFAGRYTDAKIIGITGSNGKTTTSGLTYHILKNAGVNVGLAGNIGKSFAYQVATQKYEVYVLELSSFMLDDMYQFRVNIAVLLNITPDHLDRYEYKMENYVASKFRITQNQTADDHLIYCADDPETIKGMQNRTFAAQLLPFSIKEKQPVGAYLDGTELTIHTPKDHFQMTITKLALQGKHNIYNSMASGIVSKVLELRNENIRESMGNFKNVEHRLEFVADISGIRFINDSKATNVNSTWYALEGMPDRKVVLILGGVDKGNEYHELTDLVKKKVKAIVCLGTDNSRIHGAFGDDVATIVDTASASEAVIASYGLASKGDTVLLSPACASFDLFKNYEDRGDQFKKAVMEL, encoded by the coding sequence ATGTCGAACGAACAAGCAAATAACCCCATTCAAAAACTCCCCCTTCAGGGGGCTGGGGGGTTATTAGTCGTACTCGGTGCCGGCGAAAGCGGTGTTGGGGCAGCTTACCTGGCGCAGCATCAAGGGTATGATGTGTTCGTTTCGGACATGGGCGGCATTGCCGATAAATACAAAGAGCAGTTGCAAGGCTGGAACATCCGCTTTGAGGAGAAGCAGCATACTGAGGCCGAGATCATGAACGCGGTGGAAGTGGTAAAAAGTCCGGGCATACCGGAGAAGGCGCCGCTGATCAAGGCACTGCGTGCAAAGGGTATCCCGGTAATATCCGAGATCGAATTTGCCGGCCGGTACACTGACGCCAAGATCATTGGCATCACCGGTTCCAACGGCAAGACCACTACCAGCGGTTTGACCTATCATATCCTGAAAAATGCAGGTGTAAATGTGGGTTTGGCAGGCAATATCGGTAAAAGCTTTGCTTACCAGGTGGCCACGCAAAAGTACGAGGTGTACGTGCTGGAGTTAAGCAGTTTTATGCTTGATGACATGTACCAGTTCAGGGTGAACATTGCCGTGTTGCTGAACATCACGCCCGATCACCTCGACCGTTACGAGTACAAAATGGAGAACTACGTGGCCAGCAAGTTCCGCATCACGCAGAACCAAACGGCTGATGACCATTTAATTTACTGTGCCGATGATCCTGAAACGATCAAAGGCATGCAGAACAGAACATTCGCAGCGCAACTGCTGCCATTCAGTATAAAAGAAAAACAGCCGGTGGGAGCATATCTCGACGGTACAGAACTAACCATACATACACCAAAAGATCATTTTCAAATGACTATCACCAAACTTGCCTTACAGGGTAAACACAACATCTACAATTCAATGGCGTCCGGGATCGTGTCGAAGGTACTCGAATTGAGGAACGAGAATATCCGTGAGAGCATGGGCAATTTCAAGAACGTAGAACACCGTTTGGAGTTCGTGGCCGATATATCGGGCATCCGCTTTATTAACGACTCTAAAGCTACCAACGTTAACTCTACCTGGTACGCGCTTGAGGGCATGCCTGACCGTAAGGTAGTATTGATCTTAGGTGGTGTTGATAAGGGTAACGAATATCACGAACTGACCGATCTGGTGAAAAAGAAGGTGAAAGCCATCGTTTGCCTGGGTACCGATAACAGCCGCATCCATGGCGCCTTTGGCGATGATGTGGCCACTATCGTGGATACCGCATCGGCCAGCGAAGCGGTGATCGCGTCATACGGCTTGGCCAGCAAAGGCGATACTGTGCTGCTGTCGCCAGCCTGCGCCAGTTTCGACCTGTTCAAAAATTATGAGGACAGGGGCGATCAGTTCAAGAAAGCAGTAATGGAACTGTAG